One segment of Longimicrobiales bacterium DNA contains the following:
- a CDS encoding sigma-54 dependent transcriptional regulator, whose amino-acid sequence MSEQPGIGRVVGDQPAARAASTDASGEHIIIVEDDRELRQYLGEVVADAGYEVTTFATADDALAALTAQEEADLVITDLVLPGMRGQQLLREVRAHRPELNIIIITAFGAIDSAIELVKAGAHDYLTKPFGSEELLLAIERALEESSLRREVARARRGRPETPPGFVGASRAMQEVYALITRSANSDLPVLVTGESGTGKELVARGLHHASGRKAFVAVNCAALPENLLESELFGHVRGAFSGADRDKPGLFEAADGGTLFLDEIAELPGPLQPKLLRALEAGEVRRVGATTPRSVDVRIVAATNRDIEQRVDDGLFRADLFWRLNVLHIHMPPLREHPADIPLLAEHFAAGRTITPAAMALLSAHAWPGNVRELRNTIERAAALSMTGEIHPDDLPQRVQDAASTASRVAQASRRQLSLRELERDYILEVLRSTGGNKSRAAEILGLDRKTLYRKLEEYSEE is encoded by the coding sequence GTGAGCGAGCAGCCGGGCATCGGACGAGTCGTGGGTGACCAGCCTGCCGCGCGCGCGGCGTCGACCGACGCGTCCGGCGAGCACATCATCATCGTCGAGGATGACCGTGAGCTGAGGCAGTATCTCGGTGAAGTGGTAGCCGACGCGGGATACGAGGTGACGACGTTCGCGACCGCAGACGACGCGCTCGCCGCGCTCACCGCCCAGGAGGAAGCCGACCTCGTCATCACCGACCTCGTGCTGCCGGGCATGCGCGGGCAGCAGCTGCTGCGCGAAGTGCGTGCGCACCGCCCCGAGCTGAACATCATCATCATCACCGCATTCGGTGCGATCGATTCCGCGATCGAGCTCGTCAAGGCGGGCGCACACGACTACCTGACCAAGCCCTTCGGCTCCGAGGAGCTGCTGCTGGCGATCGAGCGTGCGCTCGAGGAGAGCAGCCTCCGGCGGGAGGTAGCCCGGGCACGACGTGGACGCCCCGAGACGCCACCCGGGTTCGTCGGCGCGAGCCGCGCCATGCAGGAGGTGTACGCGCTGATCACGCGCTCGGCCAACTCCGATCTTCCCGTGCTCGTCACCGGCGAGAGCGGCACCGGAAAGGAGCTCGTCGCGCGCGGGCTGCACCACGCCTCCGGCCGCAAGGCCTTCGTCGCCGTGAACTGCGCGGCACTGCCCGAGAACCTGCTGGAGTCCGAGCTGTTCGGGCACGTGCGCGGCGCGTTCAGCGGCGCTGACCGCGACAAGCCTGGCCTGTTCGAGGCCGCCGACGGTGGCACCCTCTTCCTCGACGAGATCGCCGAGCTGCCCGGGCCGCTGCAGCCCAAGCTGCTGCGCGCTCTCGAAGCAGGGGAGGTGCGGCGCGTCGGCGCGACCACACCCCGCAGCGTCGACGTGCGCATCGTCGCCGCAACCAACCGCGACATCGAGCAGCGCGTCGACGACGGCCTGTTCCGCGCGGACCTCTTCTGGCGCCTCAACGTGCTGCACATACACATGCCGCCGCTCCGCGAACACCCCGCCGACATCCCGCTCCTCGCCGAGCACTTCGCCGCCGGCCGTACCATCACGCCCGCCGCCATGGCGCTGCTCAGCGCCCACGCCTGGCCCGGCAACGTCCGCGAGCTGCGAAATACCATCGAACGCGCCGCAGCCCTGTCCATGACAGGGGAGATCCACCCCGACGACCTGCCGCAGCGCGTCCAGGACGCGGCGAGCACCGCCTCTCGCGTCGCCCAGGCCTCACGACGACAGCTCTCGTTGCGCGAGCTCGAGCGCGATTACATCCTCGAGGTCCTGCGCTCCACCGGCGGCAACAAGTCCCGGGCGGCCGAGATCCTGGGACTCGACCGCAAGACGCTGTACAGGAAGCTGGAGGAGTACTCGGAGGAGTAA
- a CDS encoding universal stress protein, which yields MDEGCVLVGTDFSPGAAAALEEARRLAARLGCPVHVVHVVESEAPQDWRPTGREQGWLSEAELDEASLHVRFGAAWAELARYADRCRPAMLVVGSHGASGYQPVSVGTTAERLTLNARHSVLLVGPRHSASRRPAEAGRS from the coding sequence GTGGACGAGGGATGCGTACTCGTCGGGACCGATTTCTCGCCGGGAGCGGCGGCCGCGCTCGAAGAAGCGCGCCGTCTCGCCGCCCGGTTGGGTTGTCCGGTGCACGTCGTCCACGTGGTCGAGTCGGAAGCGCCGCAGGACTGGCGGCCGACGGGCAGGGAGCAGGGCTGGCTCAGCGAAGCCGAGCTGGATGAGGCCTCGCTGCACGTGCGCTTCGGCGCCGCGTGGGCGGAGCTGGCGCGCTACGCGGATCGGTGCCGCCCGGCGATGCTGGTGGTTGGAAGCCATGGGGCGTCCGGATACCAGCCAGTGTCGGTCGGGACGACGGCGGAGCGGTTGACACTCAATGCCCGGCACTCGGTGCTGCTGGTCGGACCGCGGCACAGTGCGTCACGAAGGCCGGCGGAAGCGGGTCGTTCGTGA
- a CDS encoding TolC family protein codes for MAFGSRRRRGMGVALAFLFFAVPAAAQDAPVAARTVTLREALELARATAPSMIAAQGAVDIAEANQLQTRGSLLPSLTANGSFSNSSNERFDQSTGRLVSQNYSAALQAGYDIFTGGRRVAQLRGAGADVDAAEANRRAEWFATTLVTTQAFYETAAAGDIVRSADQRLQRARQQLSFAQTRLEVGTATQSDVLRAELEVGNAELALIDAQTALRSGMLQLGRLIGVAEPVAAEPLALPTEAPTLPAAEELIRRAMLASPDVLAAEAELDSRSADRLESLLAYAPTLRLTGGYDWFSFDFPPDEQSWNLRLTASMPLFNNFGREAAVQRANANRRVAEARARDTQIAVRAAVDAAASEVRAAERRVTIADRAVELAREDLRVQEERYQIGAATILDLQTSQVALTDAEIAAVRTRQDLGTAVAQLEAVLGETITEAR; via the coding sequence ATGGCTTTCGGATCCCGGCGACGTCGCGGCATGGGCGTGGCGCTCGCCTTTCTGTTCTTTGCAGTTCCAGCCGCGGCGCAGGATGCGCCGGTGGCGGCGCGCACGGTCACGCTGCGGGAGGCGCTGGAGCTTGCGCGTGCGACGGCGCCCTCGATGATCGCCGCACAGGGTGCGGTGGACATCGCGGAGGCCAACCAGCTGCAGACGCGGGGCTCGCTGCTGCCGAGTCTGACGGCGAACGGCTCGTTCTCGAACTCCAGCAACGAGCGCTTCGACCAGTCGACCGGTCGACTGGTCTCGCAGAACTATTCTGCCGCACTGCAGGCGGGCTATGACATCTTCACCGGGGGCCGGCGGGTCGCCCAGCTGCGGGGCGCGGGCGCGGACGTGGACGCGGCGGAGGCCAACCGGCGCGCAGAGTGGTTCGCAACGACGCTGGTCACGACGCAGGCGTTCTACGAGACGGCGGCCGCCGGGGACATCGTGCGCTCGGCCGACCAGCGGCTCCAGCGTGCGCGCCAGCAGCTCTCCTTCGCGCAGACGCGGCTCGAGGTGGGCACGGCAACGCAGTCAGACGTTCTGCGCGCGGAGCTCGAGGTCGGCAATGCGGAGCTGGCGCTGATCGATGCGCAGACCGCGCTGCGGAGCGGCATGCTGCAGCTCGGGCGGCTGATCGGCGTGGCCGAGCCGGTCGCGGCGGAGCCGCTTGCGCTGCCCACGGAAGCGCCGACGCTGCCGGCCGCCGAGGAGCTGATCCGGCGAGCGATGCTCGCGTCCCCGGACGTGCTTGCGGCGGAGGCGGAGCTGGACAGCCGCTCGGCGGACCGGCTGGAGTCGCTGCTGGCGTACGCGCCGACCCTGCGACTGACCGGCGGGTACGACTGGTTCTCCTTCGACTTTCCGCCGGACGAGCAGTCGTGGAACCTGCGCCTGACGGCGAGCATGCCGCTGTTCAACAATTTTGGCCGCGAGGCAGCGGTTCAGCGGGCGAACGCGAACCGGCGGGTCGCCGAGGCACGGGCGCGTGACACGCAGATCGCGGTGCGTGCAGCAGTCGACGCAGCGGCCAGCGAGGTCCGGGCGGCGGAGCGGCGTGTCACGATCGCGGATCGGGCGGTCGAGCTTGCACGTGAGGACCTGCGTGTCCAGGAGGAGCGCTACCAGATCGGCGCGGCGACGATTCTGGATCTGCAGACGTCGCAGGTTGCACTGACGGACGCCGAGATCGCGGCCGTTCGCACACGACAGGATCTCGGCACCGCCGTCGCACAGCTCGAGGCGGTGCTGGGTGAGACGATAACGGAGGCAAGGTGA
- a CDS encoding efflux RND transporter periplasmic adaptor subunit, whose product MSGRAAEKRARAGARAGVLGLALLSAACGGNDEGPGAQAQMRGRGGPDAVTPVEVASVERGSIARSVSVSGVVEPIRSVGVNAQVPGALLSVNAEEGSLVRRGQVLARIDDRELSAQLLSAEAQLQVARSAYERAEQLRDRKVITLPEYERDRAAYAAAQASVDQLRTRLGYTTVNAPVSGVVTAKLVEAGDVVSNQTRLFEVADISTMVVRVGVSELDVVELRVGDAVQIMLDAYPGRTLSGRIRRVFPSANPDTRLVPVEVAFDEASARVARPGFLARVTFRLSAQEDVLLVPASALMGGQGSQAVFVVENDRAIRRTVETGLTSSGRVEILSGLDGSEVIVTAGSNMLRDGAAVRVNNTLPAPASSAQAPQSDT is encoded by the coding sequence GTGAGCGGTAGAGCGGCGGAGAAGCGCGCACGGGCGGGAGCCCGTGCCGGTGTGCTGGGGCTTGCACTGCTGAGCGCCGCGTGTGGCGGCAACGACGAGGGACCCGGTGCGCAGGCACAGATGCGCGGCCGTGGTGGCCCGGATGCGGTCACGCCGGTCGAGGTTGCAAGCGTCGAGCGCGGCTCGATTGCCCGGTCCGTGAGCGTTTCCGGGGTGGTCGAGCCGATCCGGAGTGTGGGTGTCAACGCGCAGGTTCCGGGTGCACTGCTCTCCGTGAACGCCGAGGAGGGCAGCCTGGTGCGGCGCGGCCAGGTACTCGCGCGCATCGATGACCGCGAGCTGAGTGCGCAGCTCCTGTCGGCCGAGGCGCAGCTCCAGGTTGCGCGGAGCGCCTACGAGCGCGCCGAGCAGCTGCGCGACCGCAAGGTCATCACGCTGCCGGAGTACGAGCGTGACCGTGCGGCATACGCAGCCGCACAGGCGAGCGTCGATCAGCTGCGCACGCGTCTCGGCTATACGACGGTGAATGCGCCCGTGAGCGGCGTGGTGACCGCGAAGCTGGTCGAAGCGGGCGACGTCGTCAGCAACCAGACGCGGCTGTTCGAAGTGGCGGACATCTCGACGATGGTCGTGCGCGTCGGCGTCTCCGAGCTGGACGTGGTCGAGCTGCGCGTGGGCGACGCAGTGCAGATCATGCTCGACGCCTATCCCGGACGCACACTGTCCGGCCGCATCCGCCGGGTCTTCCCGTCGGCCAATCCGGACACGCGACTCGTGCCGGTCGAAGTCGCCTTCGACGAGGCCAGCGCACGTGTTGCGCGCCCCGGCTTCCTGGCCCGGGTCACGTTCCGGCTGAGCGCGCAGGAGGATGTGCTGCTCGTGCCCGCGAGTGCACTCATGGGTGGGCAGGGTTCACAGGCTGTCTTCGTCGTCGAGAACGACCGCGCGATCCGCCGCACCGTCGAGACCGGCCTCACGTCGAGTGGCCGTGTCGAGATCCTGTCCGGCCTCGACGGCAGCGAAGTCATTGTCACGGCCGGCAGCAACATGCTGCGCGACGGCGCGGCCGTCCGCGTCAACAACACGCTTCCGGCTCCTGCTTCATCGGCACAGGCACCGCAGAGCGACACATGA
- a CDS encoding transglycosylase SLT domain-containing protein: MAPVHLDRYLLTTSDRADRDSALAVLRAAIRARDAGELKQATSRFEHAARVLPAFADWARLLAADAAGRDGSVSAVQRLLGETDAALARDRGWRSLVRAHRVAKDISGAAAAAAAAQPLPAGERVDAVVMRGELLLLAGNDAGAREAFRLAADSFPGATRTVDAMRALSAMSGLTLDDRRRIGVVYLRHGNLDRGLSNLDAYLEGRGGTPDTRNALRLEIGRTLFARRENRSAEQRMLRLAALQVAPELAAEALLIAGRAQYRDGRETRAQATLANAIERVNGVGPVAAEALFVLGDIAHDDGRAAAAREFYRRSAAADPASPRGHEAAVRYGALHYLAGDAAAAASAFSETPGSGTRRQRLDFWAALSHRATGDSTTAQRLLDGVLRLNPLSYYGMRAAELLSAPTPDIASATPDDEHTPLRVRNALLRYDLLTELGLTDAASYELDRLQELYAQQSGVLYGMAEALHERGEHLRAVLIGRAIERNLESSGRRPDARLLRIINPFPFRDLIEREAKRHDLDPYFVVALMRQESLFNPKAKSGPGAVGLMQVMPRTGKAVAARLGIRNFREEMLTDPETNIRIGTAILADHLRSYGGRVEDVLIAYNAGAGRLGRWRAFPERSDRDLFIERIPYDETRDYVRIVRTNTYVYRTLYDD; this comes from the coding sequence TTGGCTCCGGTCCACCTGGACAGGTACCTCCTCACAACCAGTGATCGTGCGGATCGCGACAGTGCGCTGGCAGTGCTGCGCGCGGCGATTCGTGCGCGTGACGCGGGCGAGCTGAAGCAGGCGACGTCCCGGTTCGAGCACGCGGCCAGGGTGTTGCCTGCGTTCGCGGACTGGGCTCGCCTGCTGGCCGCGGATGCGGCGGGGCGCGACGGGTCGGTTTCCGCTGTCCAGCGGCTCCTTGGCGAGACCGATGCAGCGCTCGCGCGCGACCGTGGCTGGCGCTCGCTGGTGCGTGCGCACCGTGTCGCGAAAGACATTTCCGGCGCCGCGGCAGCGGCCGCCGCCGCGCAGCCGTTGCCGGCCGGTGAGCGCGTCGATGCGGTCGTCATGCGCGGAGAGCTGCTCCTGCTCGCGGGCAATGATGCGGGTGCGCGGGAGGCATTCCGCCTGGCAGCGGACAGTTTCCCGGGCGCAACGCGCACCGTGGACGCCATGCGTGCGCTGTCCGCCATGAGCGGGCTGACACTCGACGACCGGCGGCGCATCGGCGTTGTCTACCTGCGCCACGGCAACCTCGATCGCGGGCTGAGCAACCTGGACGCGTACCTCGAAGGTCGTGGCGGTACGCCCGATACCCGCAATGCGCTGCGGCTCGAGATCGGACGTACGCTGTTCGCGCGGCGGGAGAACCGGAGTGCGGAGCAGCGCATGCTGCGCCTCGCCGCGCTGCAGGTGGCACCGGAGCTGGCTGCGGAGGCGCTGCTGATTGCCGGTCGTGCGCAGTACCGCGACGGCCGCGAGACCAGGGCGCAGGCGACCCTGGCGAATGCGATCGAACGGGTGAACGGCGTTGGACCGGTCGCGGCGGAAGCGCTGTTCGTGCTCGGGGACATCGCGCACGACGACGGGCGCGCCGCTGCCGCACGCGAGTTCTACCGGCGTTCTGCAGCAGCAGACCCCGCGTCGCCACGAGGGCACGAGGCGGCCGTCAGGTACGGTGCGCTGCACTACCTGGCCGGTGACGCTGCAGCGGCGGCCAGCGCGTTCAGCGAGACGCCGGGCAGCGGCACGCGCAGGCAGCGGCTCGACTTCTGGGCTGCGCTGTCGCATCGCGCCACGGGCGACAGCACGACCGCGCAACGCCTGCTGGACGGGGTGCTGCGGCTCAACCCGCTTTCTTACTACGGCATGCGGGCGGCCGAGCTGTTGAGTGCTCCGACGCCGGACATCGCCAGCGCAACGCCCGATGATGAGCACACACCGCTGCGGGTTCGCAACGCGCTGCTTCGCTACGATCTGCTGACCGAGCTGGGGCTGACCGATGCGGCATCCTACGAGCTGGACCGACTGCAGGAGCTGTATGCGCAGCAAAGCGGCGTGCTGTACGGGATGGCGGAGGCATTGCACGAGCGCGGCGAGCACCTGCGTGCGGTCCTGATCGGGCGTGCGATCGAGCGCAACCTCGAGAGCAGCGGCCGCCGGCCTGACGCGCGCCTGCTGCGCATCATCAACCCGTTCCCGTTCCGCGACCTGATCGAGCGGGAAGCGAAGCGGCACGACCTCGACCCGTACTTCGTCGTCGCGCTGATGCGGCAGGAGTCGCTGTTCAATCCGAAGGCGAAGAGCGGACCGGGCGCCGTCGGGCTGATGCAGGTCATGCCGCGCACCGGCAAGGCCGTTGCCGCGCGCCTCGGCATCCGCAACTTCCGCGAAGAGATGCTGACCGATCCGGAAACCAACATCCGCATCGGCACCGCGATCCTTGCCGACCACCTCCGCAGCTACGGCGGCCGCGTCGAGGACGTGCTCATCGCCTACAACGCCGGCGCCGGCCGGCTCGGCCGCTGGCGTGCCTTCCCCGAGCGCTCCGACCGCGACCTGTTCATCGAGCGGATCCCGTACGATGAAACGCGGGACTACGTCCGGATCGTGCGGACGAATACGTACGTGTATCGGACGCTGTACGACGATTGA
- a CDS encoding ATP-binding protein: protein MRLGTRLLLPLLATVVAVMAFGTWQSQRQREKTLTEEARRETNAYAVALGLALEAAALSGSDPEMQAIIDRITQEPTIYGVVVYDTAARVRLVSQTVDTLRTAPLQSVQTVLATGSREVLLRDFEGERVYSVVRALRQDGEIVGAIEVAQTLAFVEAEKQQTRERYILSTALLAVAMTILILWLVQRLVARPLDRLVTGVRALGSGELAHRIDRSVGPGELGVLAREFNDMADRLEAARGRIEREAEERLALERRLRETEKMAALGTLAAGLAHEIAAPLHVIRGRAEMLLKREQESGAERNLRIISAQIERITHIVRNLLDYARRREPHMETVPVARLLDDLLEFLAAEISADGVDVQRTGSADVAVYGDADLLHQVFINLLLNALQALRGQDAPRLRLDVSTSATASVTIDVEDNAGGIEEHMLEAIFDPFVTTKAAETGTGLGLAVARSIIEEHGGRIEAFNREHDGVRGAVFRVTLPAAPAQEAA from the coding sequence ATGCGACTCGGGACGCGGCTGCTGCTGCCGCTGCTGGCGACGGTGGTCGCCGTCATGGCGTTCGGAACCTGGCAGTCTCAGCGTCAGCGCGAGAAGACGCTGACGGAGGAGGCGCGCCGGGAAACCAACGCGTATGCCGTCGCGCTCGGCCTCGCGCTGGAAGCGGCCGCGCTGAGCGGCAGTGATCCGGAAATGCAGGCGATCATCGACCGGATCACCCAGGAGCCCACGATCTACGGCGTCGTGGTCTACGACACCGCCGCCCGCGTCCGCCTCGTGTCCCAGACCGTCGACACGCTCCGCACCGCGCCGCTGCAATCCGTTCAGACCGTGCTGGCGACCGGCAGCCGGGAGGTGCTCCTGCGCGACTTCGAGGGCGAGCGCGTCTACTCCGTCGTGCGCGCGCTGCGCCAGGACGGCGAGATCGTCGGCGCCATCGAGGTCGCCCAGACCCTCGCATTCGTGGAAGCCGAGAAGCAGCAGACCCGCGAGCGCTATATCCTGAGCACCGCGCTGCTCGCCGTCGCGATGACCATCCTGATCCTGTGGTTGGTCCAGCGGCTCGTGGCCCGGCCGCTGGACCGCCTGGTCACGGGCGTGCGTGCGCTCGGCAGTGGCGAGCTCGCCCACCGCATCGACCGGAGTGTCGGGCCCGGGGAGCTGGGGGTCCTGGCTCGCGAGTTCAACGACATGGCCGACCGGCTCGAGGCTGCCCGCGGCCGTATCGAGCGGGAGGCGGAAGAGCGGCTCGCACTGGAGCGGCGGCTCCGGGAGACGGAGAAGATGGCAGCCCTCGGAACGCTCGCTGCCGGCCTCGCCCACGAGATCGCCGCGCCGCTGCACGTGATCCGCGGGCGCGCCGAGATGCTGCTCAAGCGCGAGCAGGAGTCCGGTGCGGAGCGGAACCTGCGCATCATCAGCGCACAGATCGAGCGCATCACCCACATCGTGCGCAACCTGCTCGACTACGCGCGACGGCGTGAACCGCACATGGAGACCGTTCCGGTCGCGCGGCTGCTCGACGACCTCCTCGAGTTCCTGGCCGCGGAGATCAGCGCCGACGGCGTGGACGTACAGCGGACCGGGAGCGCGGACGTGGCGGTATATGGCGATGCAGACCTGCTGCACCAGGTGTTCATCAACCTGCTGCTCAATGCGCTGCAGGCCCTGCGAGGACAGGACGCACCACGACTCCGGCTGGATGTGTCGACCAGTGCCACCGCCAGCGTGACGATCGACGTCGAGGACAATGCTGGCGGCATCGAGGAGCACATGCTCGAGGCGATCTTCGATCCGTTCGTAACGACCAAGGCGGCCGAAACCGGTACCGGCCTGGGACTGGCCGTGGCGCGCAGCATCATCGAGGAGCACGGCGGCCGGATCGAGGCGTTCAACCGTGAGCACGACGGCGTGCGCGGCGCCGTCTTCCGCGTGACGCTCCCCGCAGCACCGGCCCAGGAGGCAGCGTGA